The nucleotide sequence CCTATATTCATTCACGAATTTGACTGGTGCTTGTTTTAAAACTCGAATTGACCAACCCCGGCAAATTTCCAATTCTCTAAAGCCCGTTCATTTTaaataagacaatttttttagcATGCCGGAGTATCAAAtctaaatcatcaaaattcatgaGTAAATTTTCAACTAATTGATTCTAGACTAACCCACATTAAATAAGGCTTGTTTTGAGAGGTTAAATAAAGTCAactcacaattaaattgtgtgagctttaATCACtagattatttgacaaaaaaaaaaaataaggccAACTAAACAAGGACtgtattattaaatttatggtACGTGTCTTAGTCATATATTGtactattaattttgatttggatttgatAAGAATAAGATGGCCTTACTTTGATACCATCAACATATCTAAGGCTAAATCTGTGTGCCCCCAAATAAGTAAGGAGACATCCCCAAAGTATACAGTATACATACAGTGTATCCACGCATTTGGACTTGGTGGAACGACGTAGCACCCAAAAAAATATCCTAATTCTAGAGAGAGACAGAGAAAATTAATAGGGATGGGAAACAGGTCGGGGTTCTGACACGAGAAGATCGAACATTGAACGAGAATTCATAGGACTTTTTTATCCATCTATCTAactatgaataattttttaattttaaaaattattcattcaaaaaaagttaaatattataaatttcaatacattcaatcaaacaaaatcgaCTTGTGAGGTGATGATTGCCCCATCATTAGATTTATCCATCTAACATCCGTCACAACCAATAGcagaaacctgatagcaggtgcTACAATGAATCTTGAAGAGGCTCTTATACCATCTTAGAAACCTGATAGcagaaacctgatagcaggtggtACAATGGATCTTGAAGagactctgataccatcttagaaatcgtggttggatCTAACAAAATTCCATAAAACTAGCTTGTGAGATGAAGATTGCCCCCGCTTATAAACACATGTCAAACCATCTattatccgatgtgagactcttaacaacTTCAATCTTAAATATGAGcaatttttaccttttaaattCAATACTAGATGATATGTGTGGTCTatatcatttattcaataaacttaaaaaataaaaaatttatttataattgcgaccgaatgaaatatttatttatttattttttgagagggGTGGAagtatttgttcaaaaaatcaaatacttCAGCATATAATAGTCAGCATATAATAAACTGAATACATAAATTTTCATACAAACttatcatttaatctttttAAAGATCGTTTCGAAGGACTACTATTGTTTTAGAGCTATATTATTGAGTTTCTTTTGAAGATAAGTTATGCTAATAAGCATTTTAAGAATATTGTTTAAAgaatcattaaaaataaattttgtattaaaaatacaAGTCGAATGCTTGtcaaaatcataacaacataaatttttatgtaaaaattacatttttatacTTTAAACAATGCCTTAAAATCATGttttaacatttaattttagtCTTTTCTGGTATTTCTCCGTCTTATTTAAATGCATAccgttcattttttttacagcAAGAAATGTAACTAAGAAAAATTTGAGTTAGATATTGTAAATTGTCATTTTAACAAGTGTTTTTATCCTCCCCTTTCTTcgtctctctcttctcttctcaaaCCCCAGCTGTcacccctttcttcttcttttcaaaggggtgatttagggtcaattttgacccaaaaatcacccctccgaattgtttttccttctatccttattgaataagtgatttcacatattttctgttttcttttgtttgtttttgtgatttcgtcgtctctgaacgactatgtttcttttgattttccgtcttagtgcggtgtttatttgattcaggctgaaagattagctttgagcaagtgcaaaTTCGATCAATAACAATGACTTtagcgtcgtcaacgttgcagatccggagacatgagtattccggagacataaatatagtcatattagtcatatttgtaggcataagtAGTTTGCCGTTATATGTTATTAACAtgaatgttgtgagtttgttaaaaaattcatcatttttgtttttagcgaatttgaatttgtattgtatcgatgtactctatcaatttgaattaatgaatatagtttatttttgtcaaattttacaAAATGTTAACAAGTCTTATggttaagaaaatcaaaattagtaGGTTTGTAttgaaaacaaatttataaagttttcataaattaaattgatcatttttaacacaatatttctatttttatcttcttaacaAACATTTTACAGACACTTTTTAACACTTTTCTATAGCAAATGAGACGAAGAGAATactataaaatcaatttattagtTATTATTGATTCATCAAATCTAGGAAGATGCTAACAAATGCTcttagacattatttaaacatttaaaagtagcaatttttacattaaaaattatgtagttatgatttttacatgtgtttaacttatattttcaaagataatatttttttgtgtgagTTCTTTAAACAAATCTCCTTAAAACCTTTGTTAGCATGACAATCTAATTTATTATAGTATAACTCAATTTTTTGAGATATTTTCATCTATGCATGAGGCATGCTTGATATCATAATTACACTGACCACAACAAATCCATATGAAATACATACATCCATAaagataatttttcttttaacgtAAACCTTTTAACTCTCTAAAAGAAATCTTTGATTCTCAAGAGAATAGGTTGGTAATCTACGAGTGTGCTTGATTTGCTAAAAAGTGAAGGATATGATAAGATAATTTCAGTTGTATGTTTGATTTATAAAGCTGTTTTTGGCCGGAGACAAGAGATATGACAAAAACTGAAATTCTCATCCGTCGTTAAATCTACACAACTTTTTTCCCACGTACgagttgttaaaaaatatcaaaatagcttttataaaaaaaaaatatgtttaagaccaaaaattattcattaccataaaagtttgtcttgtgttgttctgccttgtattatattgttttatctTGTATTGTTTTGTCCAgtgtttaatgtatttttttggtcaaatagcaTAGTCATTGGAGATCACTCATTTTAAATGTGCAGAAGTGGggtgtgttggaacaaaatgtgtttaacattaccctttgagagttttgatgataacaaggtattagaAATTGTccattggatatgctaatatttgttcaagtatacaggaccatagacaaaaatttgacatcttaaaaaggttctggaagaacaatagaaagcaaatgaatcaacaaaaaggaagcttaaagcgtctgaagaaaactgctcctgaaggcAAAGTGCCCCTGAAGTGGTAACGTCATTAGAAGCAAGTTCATTAGAAGCTGAAAATCACTAGAAGTTGTAGTTCATCatgagatgcaagacttaaagcttcaaaggttgttcatggatttaatctcgtctaagcattgcagaagactggaaaagtgaagcaacgactagtttgaaaggatttgaaggcattggatgcttgttcttcaaagagcgttgacaaagtacaattgtacgaagtgtacaaccactatctccactactatGTTTTTGTCTCCgctaaaagacaagaaaaacagctctgcttGCAAAGATGTTCCTTCACAAtgggaatgcatttgaaattgatccttcataggacaataaccatatcaggcaaaagatcattgatgattgatcaaagcttcaaacggcTCTATTTTGAATGCGCtgacaattcacaacgtctcttttacacctctatataaaggagtgaagacttagagtttTATACagaacaataccaagaattacaagtgccaaaactctgctgaaattgttctgcattcaaaagttcacttagaatttcttatcaaagttcatatcttagaaattctagagtcttaagagtctgtatctgatttgtattgcgaacaccattgattgtatatcaagtgttcaacctcaaacatttttcttgtaattctgttagaattaagaagtctcttgcagttgtgctcgagcattagaagtcttttgattgtgttcaggagcataggaagtctcttgcagttgtgcttgagcaatttgaagtctcttgttagttttagcagtgagcaattgtaatcagatattacatagtgaactctccttggaagtgcaagggagACAGGATTGACTTCcagtttgtggaaggaacctgtataattgctttgtgtctttcttctctttctctctctctgttttatccgctgcatctaATTacgaacatcacttcagaagtggAACtttatctgcttctgatcagtgtttacaacttaggagaaaaagaaaaaaaatctaacacaattcaaccccccttcttgtgtttttctcaccttcagggTGTTCGAGGTTCCAACCCTAAcctctgcatatattatgcacttgtccataccaactgatctaagctcacgagaacgGGTATTTACCgtttaacatataaaaaaatacccCATAATTCAAGCTAGAGTAACTAAAATCGATGTAAGATTCAAACTCAAATTCTTCTGAACATCTCCCATgatatttttaacataaaatgtgAGAGACTTGAGTAGTACTTGGGTGACATTAATGAAATTGACCAATGACAATATCGCCAGTggttttcttctctctctttcacaaggtgtttttgttttttgtccaCTTGTGATATTGTGATTGGTCAATGTCACAAATATCACGAATCACAATATCACCTAAGTATTATTTGAGAGACTTAACATTATTAATTAGGAAAACGTTAACTAGTGTCCCTCGGGCattgattaaatattttaaatagtaactttttataaaaatttgtgtaATAAAATGTATTAGGAATTGAAcactttaacatttttaaagattaattacttaatttaaaaCATTTAAAGAGTGTCACGGGACACTctttaaatatgaattaaaaaaccttattaattattaatgaattgataaaacGCATATACccaaagaagagagagagagagaggggaaactgaaaaggaaagagagatgaataaaatatggaaggaatatttaaaacaaaaaacacaaggGCGTCCAAGTTCTCTTCATGTAAGAAAGTGGGTCCCACTTTCTGTCCTTCTTCTCTTCTAAATACAACTCaccttctttctctctcaaaacTAAAACAACGGcgctttctctctcttcttttcttcttatacgtggttttattttatttttttcctttgccatatcaaaaaaacacaacacaaacTCTAATTTCTCCAAACCTTAACATTCTCAAAACCACaacactttcattttctcttcacCTTGTTCtttcttaacaacttttttttattttactttttctcattttctgcTATGAAATTCTAGCTTATGAAGCCATTTTCAATAAAGGGTCGCACCCGGTTTCGTGCCGCAGAATCTCTAGCACagtagaaattatttttttaattattttgttttgaattagtGTCTCTTTTCCAATGACAAGAAGGTGGGTGCACTTTGTTCAAATTTATTCATCATAAAGTAATGAACTTTGTTACTGGGCTATTTTGATTTGATGCTAAAGAAAGTGCTGAAGATTTGTTCAATGTATTGTTGATAATGCATTCCTGACAAAGCTTTGTTAAGATCTGATCAAGGTGGAATATCTtgttgctttatttttttcaggtactatttcttttttggtctgcattacttgatttattgtttattgtttaattttttttaggtggGGGATTAAGGGAGTATTAAACTTAGAAATTGTTGGACTttggtttttttaatattattttttggatttggcTTTCATCAGGTTTAGTATATCTTggattttcatgtttttttattttttattctatggTATATGTGTTGATGGTGGTTATATCCTCTGTATCGGTTGGTACTGTCTTATTCATTGATTTATTCCAGTCTATACCTTAGGTCTATGTTGACTGAAACTAGGTTAAACTTAAATTATAAGATTGGAATAGTTTAGGTCATTTAATTTGTGAAAAAATATGGTTAAGTTTTGTTTAggatttcatattattttttgtttgatttggatCTTACtgagttttgaattttgtttttgaactgTTGACAGGGCCAGACTGGTTGAAATTGATTAAGACTTTTCTTGTTTTGTAACTTAAGTTATCTTGGGGAATGACTATGGTCCAATAATTTAAGATGGATTGAAGAATCAACAGCATATTGGATCAATGGTAAAAGCAATAGTATCTGTGCTGTTGATTGCCTCTATCCTCTTGTGTGTATCTGCAACAACAGATAATGAATTTCCTAGATGTAATTGTGATGATGAGACCAGTTTCTGGACTATTGAGAGTATTTTGGAGTGTCAAAGAGTTGGTGATTTCTTGATTGCTGTGGCCTACTTCTCAATCCCTCTTGAGCTGCTTTATTTTGTCAGTTGCTCGAACGTCCCTTTCAAATGGGTCCTTGTTCAGTTCATTGCTTTTATAGTACTATGTGGATTGACACATTTTTTGAATGGTTGGACTTATGGTCCTCACACTTTTCAGCTTATGGTGGCACTTACCATCTTTAAGATTCTCACCGCCTTGGTGTCTTGTGCAACTGCGATAACACTTGTCACTTTGATTCCTTTGCTTCTCAAAGTGAAGGTCAGGGAATTCATGCTCAAGAAAAAGACATGGGATCTTGGACGGGAGGTTGGTCTTATTATGAAGCAAAAGGAGGCTGCAATGCATGTAAGAATGCTTACTCAAGAGATTCGGAAATCCCTCGATAGACATACTATTCTGTATACTACTTTGGTGGAGCTTTCGAAAACATTAGGTTTGCAAAATTGTGCTGTGTGGATGCCAAATGAAGAAAAGACAGTGATGAATCTCACTCATGAATTGAACGCAAGGAACTTGGATATTTCTATACCGATTACTGATCCAGATGTTGTAAAAATTAAGGGAAGCAATGGAGTGAATATACTTAGCTCTGAATCAGCGCTTGCTGTTTCCAGTGTTGGTGTTTCTGGTGACGCAGGTCCGGTTGCTGCAATTCGAATGCCAATGTTACGTGTTTGTAATTTTAAAGGAGGAACACCTGAGCTAACTCAGGCTTGTTATGCAATATTGGTCTTGATTCTTCCGGCCGAAGAACCTAGATCTTGGAGCAATCAGGAGCTGGAGATAATTAAGGTGGTTGCTGATCAGGTCGCCGTGGCTCTATCACATGCTGCAATTCTTGAAGAGTCTCAACTCATGAGAGAGAAGTTGGAAGAACGCAATCGAGCTTTGCAACTGGCGAGAAGGAATGCTATGATGGCAAGCCAGGCAAGAAACTCATTTCAGAAAGTCATGAGTGATGGTATGAGGAGGCCTATGCACTCGATTTTGGGATTGCTTTCAATGATACAAGACGATAATTTAAAGAATGAACAGAAGCTTATTGTGGATGCAATGTTAAAGACGAGCAATGTCCTATCAAACTTGATAAATGATGCCATGGACAGCTCTGCAAAGGATGATGGAAGATTTCCTTTGGAGATAAGGTCTTTTGGGTTACATTCCATGATAAAAGAAGCAGCGTGCCTTGCCAAATGCATGTGTGTTTATAAGGGCTTGGGTTTTATGGTTGAGGTTGATAAGTCTTTACCAAACCATGTTATGGGTGATGAGAGGAGGGTTTTTCAGGTGATTTTGCATATGGTTGGGAATCTACTGGATTGTAACCATGGGGAAGGGGGGATCCTAGTATTTCGGGTTTCGGCAGATGCTGGAAGTCAAGGGAGGAATGAAAAAGGATGGGCAACCTGGAGACCAAGCTCATCTAGCGGTGATGTAAATATTAGATTTGAGATAGGGATCAACGGTAGTGATTCTGAAGTTGGGAGCTCAGTGTCCTCAGGTCCTGGGGGTCGGACATATACCAGCGATAGATATGAGGGCAGATTGAGCTTTAGTATTTGCAAGAGGATAGTCCAGGTGAGTTACATTGTTTGTTATATGTGTTCATAGATAATAACTGCATCATAtcattgatttcatttgattctTGAGTCATGTCCTATATACATCTTGCAAAACTGAATTTAGATAGACATCTGTCAAAACCTTTTCATTGTTTGTGACATAAATAGCTGAATTTGGTTCTTTTGATCAGAACTTGCATTATTTTTACTTGTGTGTTTTCCTTGAATACTGTGGATTATGTTTCAAAAGCCGTATTAAGCTTCAATTGACGAGATGTGTTTTACTGACTTGTGATGTTAGTTAGAATCCTATTTTCCCATCATATGAGCAAATCTGGAATTGGAATGTTATAGGTGTTGTATCTCTAGGATCTTAGAAGTAATGTGCGTTAGGTATATTTGTTAgtgtattaaatattttagcTGTAGTTTTTAATTTTGCTTAGGAGCCAAGCTATGTGTTGTACTGTTATTTTGCAATCCTTGTATTCTGTGAGTTAATTTCTTTCTTACcttgatttgattacttaaTTTCTGTTTACTATATTAATTGCAGTTGATGCAAGGAAACTTATGGTTGGTACCATATACTCACGGTATTCCTCAAAGCATGACACTTCTTCTTCGGTTTCAATTACGGCCTTCCATTGCAATAGCCATCTCTGAACCCGGAGAATCTTCAGAACGCAACTACTCAAATTCATTGTTGAGAGGTCTGCAAGTTCTGTTGGTTGACAACGACGATGTAAATAGAGCAGTGACACAAAAACTGCTTCAGAAACTAGGTTGTTCCGTGACTTCCGCTTCTACAGGATTCGAATGCCTTACTGTCATTGGACCTGTCGGATCTTCCATTCAAGTCATTCTTTTGGATCTCCAAATGCCTGATATAGATGGATTCGAAGTCGCCGCAAGGATTCGGAAGTTTAAAAGCGGAAATAGGCCTATAATTGTTGCCTTGACTGCAAGTGCAGAAGAAGATTTGTGGGAAAAGTGTATGCAGATTGGTGTTAATGGAGTAATCCGAAAACCGGTTTTGATGCAAGGAATTGCTAGTGAACTCAGAAGAATTCTGATGCAGGGAAATCTTTGAAAAATGGATGGTGCAAGTTAAAAAAATCACTACAGCATCTAgtaattaattaaagttattTGAAGTCACATTCTTGTTCTTGGTAGAAATTTATAGAACACAGTTCTCTTTGGCTCTACCTTGCTACCAATTTTCCACGTAGAGATGTCAtacataagaagaaaaaatgttacacagattagtttctttctttctttcaacgTGTTCAAGTTATTGTTGTGTATGTAGTTTTCAAATCTAATATAATCAGAagaatggaaaagaaaaattaaaattagaaaatataattaattttatcttgTTTGATATTTTGTACATTTATTAATGAGAATAATAGTATAAATATTGCATCTATCACCATCCTTCCTATTTCTTGGTTTTCAAGTCTTGAAAAAgaatattgaattttgaatgaaacCAAATAGTTTTCAGATGATCTATGATGATTTTATCGTTTCTTACTTTGACAATGTTATATATGCGATATGAGTCattattgtttccttaaataaagttTATTGGTCTAtcaaaaatatacataattaaatCAAGTTCATTGAACATAAAAAAGTTTAGTATTAAAGTTTGGTTCACAAAAGGTGACAGAATAATGAAAGTTTATTTCAACGTTTGGCACGCaccgagagagagagagagagaacgtTTAACAACTTACTACTATAACAagatattaatttgttttcttttatagaTAATCAAAATTAGtaagcaaaagaaaaaaggtgAATATTTGGAAGACGTATGAATATAGAATTTGTAGGTACATTTGCAAAGAGGAAAAGTTTTTAGTGgtttaagaaatttgaattGTTAAGTTCAATTCATGTTATGGGCCAATTAACGTTGAAGTTGAAACCATGCATGAACCTGGGCACGTACCTGAACACTTGTCTTTGTCACGTGGAcccattgttttattttaatttccccATATCCCAACACCATTCCAATTGCCCAACttggtttcttttttattattttcattattatatcATTTCTTTTGCCTGTctatttggatgattttttaACTTTGGCTTCTATTTTGGTTCATGAGAGTATTATATTAAGGAAGAAAAACCATTGTCACACTTTAATAAACGTAATTTATGATGATGTCACGGTCGGTTTAAAGGTAAGACCATTAAAGCCTTCGATTTAGACCtatcaataattttctttttaaaatttataaaaaatgttttatatatcaaaatttacaTTAAATTTCATTTAGTTTTTAAGATTACTTGGCCGGTTATGATGCTTCATCAAATAtactatttattataaaaaaaaaataccaaaattgtaaatcatgattttttttttaacttgtaaaTTTTCTGTAAAAAATCCTTCATGTGTTTTTTACAAATAACTTTCCTACTAACAAAAATGAATTAGTGTTTTCCATCAGAGATATATAAAAAAGAGTTAGGTTATGTGCAAACTTGACCTTTCTTAACATTTCAACTCACACCAAGACATGAATAGACAAATGGTGATCTCCCTAATAGATTTTGGGTCAATTCTGTGGAGGAGACCAAGCCATGTCTCCAAGCTTGTGTTGTGTCTTGAGGAGAACATGGGAATCATCACACTAAGCTTATAACAATCACATGAGTAAATTTAGCCAtaccttttttaaataaaagtgaaattGAATATTACATATTCACCCAAAATCCTAATGCATTATGCATGAGTCATGATTTATATCACTTATTTAGTGTTAAACATccactttttttatataataatatatgtgatttttactcACACTTGACATGCTAACGGTTTGAGGCTTTGAATTGGCTTTCAATAGCGAAATTTTCAATAATTGagttcttattttctttttaatgttattcctttctttcatttttaatattcgTTTCAATAGAATAATTGTGTATATATTTAGTTTGTgtttttcaaagttcaatgtaatattaatatAGAGGTTAATtattgaagagagaaaaacatgTATAATAAGTCAATAAATAGTTCTCCGTGATCACAACTCAGTTAGTGAGAACATTATAATATGTAGGGGTTGATGTTTAATTTGAACCAAGATTTCTCAATTATTCATCTTAACGGGTAAAATTTTGgtcactaaactacttgaaatTTTGGTCACTAAGCtacttgacattttttttactattacaaaaaaagattaattattCGGTCAGAAGtatcaaaatttatttgttttttttttttttaatgttgatgatgccTGGTCTTGGATCCCTGATCCTTCACTTGGTTACACTGTTAAAGGGGCTTATTGCGCGCTTACAAGTGGGATGGTTCTAGTTCATAATACTCCAGTGGTACCTGCGGCTCTTATTTGGAGGAAAAATGTTCCTTCAAAGGCATCTATTTTCGGTTGGCGCCATTTTCAGAATAGATTGCCTATGAAGGCTAATTTATTTCTTCGTGGAATAATTCAGTTTGATGATCAGCTGTGTATTACAGGTTGTGCGGAGATTGAGACGGATGCTCATCTTTTCTTGTCTTGTATTTTCGGGCAGGTTTGACAACTTGTTCGGCGATGGTTGGGTGTTCATTCAGCAGACCCCTTAACCATTGTTAACCATTTTATCCAATTTGGTACTCTTCAGGTCTTGCAAAATCGCGGTGTTCTTTTATGTATCTCATATGGTTTGCAAGTTCATGAGTAATTTGGAAGGAAAAGAATGCTAGAACTTTCCGATCAAAAGAGAGCACACTTTACCAGCTCTTGAAAAATATCAAGCTTCTTTCCTTTTGGTGGTATAAAGCGCAATTTGttgtttatcattttaaattccATGATTGGTATCAGCACCCTTTGTTATGTTTGAGTGTTGGCTAATGCTTTCTTACTGTTTGAGACACTGATGTAATTATTTACTATCTCCTTTGACACACGTTGTGACGGAAGGGTAGCATCTTGgtttaatatatctcattttgatttgtaaaagaaaaaaattattggtttTTTCACAATAGcaactaaaaataatacataGTAAAATATACTTTCTCCTTCCcatattaagttttatttacGATTGTCTACACACGAAAGTGTGATTACTTTTGTTTAATCGATTAACGGAAGAAAAATTAGGACACTTAAGCATATACAATTTAATCTATTAAACTCATTAAATATCAAGAGACTTTTAACTATGCTATGAAAATGTCTAAGCATTTAAACATCTATCAATTATTTACTTTACATTCAACTTACTTTAagctaaaataattttataaaattctatttttgttACCGCACAATTAGGTAGTGTCCAATACCGTGTTTCCCtcatatatcattttattaggTCACTTTGCAGCCGGAcctttttattaagaaagagaTGATTTGTCTGGGGTGATTTTAGTTAGTAGGTCATTtaattaagaaagttgatatAATATGTTATGGTGAAGACTTTATCTTTATATACAAAAATCCAACTTGCCCAAAACTATATTAGTAGTATATAGATATAATGGTGACTGTTGTGCGAGGGGCTCTGTAtccccattttttttataattatatattttgaatgtCCTTCTTTTACTAAcatattgagaaaaaaattcctctatgttttgttcttgaagTTGAGCTACGCGGTATATTTATTTCATAGGCTTAAACCTCTAATCAATTGTTGAATATGAGAAGTAAGTactaattttattcatatacAAAAGAGTATTTTAGATGCAATTATGCATAAACAATCCTTTAAATACACTACATGTTTGTCTTAATATATGTAAAAACCGTAAATGATATgattataggaaaaaaaaattggaaccGGAAGGATCCCCATGATATAAATCCTTCATTTGGACTGATAGTTCATGAtagtattttaaataattatcgTCGTAGTATGTGTTAGAAAATCACTGCAAAACTTACTAAAGAGAAGATTAAGACGAAAATGGTGGTTTCACATGAACTCTGAAATGTGT is from Medicago truncatula cultivar Jemalong A17 chromosome 1, MtrunA17r5.0-ANR, whole genome shotgun sequence and encodes:
- the LOC25484398 gene encoding ethylene receptor 2: MVKAIVSVLLIASILLCVSATTDNEFPRCNCDDETSFWTIESILECQRVGDFLIAVAYFSIPLELLYFVSCSNVPFKWVLVQFIAFIVLCGLTHFLNGWTYGPHTFQLMVALTIFKILTALVSCATAITLVTLIPLLLKVKVREFMLKKKTWDLGREVGLIMKQKEAAMHVRMLTQEIRKSLDRHTILYTTLVELSKTLGLQNCAVWMPNEEKTVMNLTHELNARNLDISIPITDPDVVKIKGSNGVNILSSESALAVSSVGVSGDAGPVAAIRMPMLRVCNFKGGTPELTQACYAILVLILPAEEPRSWSNQELEIIKVVADQVAVALSHAAILEESQLMREKLEERNRALQLARRNAMMASQARNSFQKVMSDGMRRPMHSILGLLSMIQDDNLKNEQKLIVDAMLKTSNVLSNLINDAMDSSAKDDGRFPLEIRSFGLHSMIKEAACLAKCMCVYKGLGFMVEVDKSLPNHVMGDERRVFQVILHMVGNLLDCNHGEGGILVFRVSADAGSQGRNEKGWATWRPSSSSGDVNIRFEIGINGSDSEVGSSVSSGPGGRTYTSDRYEGRLSFSICKRIVQLMQGNLWLVPYTHGIPQSMTLLLRFQLRPSIAIAISEPGESSERNYSNSLLRGLQVLLVDNDDVNRAVTQKLLQKLGCSVTSASTGFECLTVIGPVGSSIQVILLDLQMPDIDGFEVAARIRKFKSGNRPIIVALTASAEEDLWEKCMQIGVNGVIRKPVLMQGIASELRRILMQGNL